Proteins encoded by one window of Deltaproteobacteria bacterium:
- a CDS encoding DUF2007 domain-containing protein gives MYCPNCRSEYRPGFTRCHDCDVALIVELPVEAKPEFVDLVEVLSTADAGQISIIKSILEAEDIPYLAQGENFALARNIAVRLLVSSECLEDAKEVLTDFL, from the coding sequence TCGCCCCGGCTTCACGCGGTGTCACGACTGCGATGTCGCACTGATCGTAGAATTGCCTGTAGAAGCGAAACCAGAGTTCGTCGATCTAGTAGAAGTCTTGAGCACCGCGGACGCGGGGCAAATTTCGATCATCAAATCGATTCTTGAAGCCGAAGATATCCCGTATCTTGCGCAAGGCGAGAACTTTGCGTTGGCACGGAACATCGCTGTTAGATTGCTTGTGTCGAGCGAGTGTCTTGAAGATGCCAAAGAGGTTCTGACTGATTTCCTATAA